The following are from one region of the Stigmatella ashevillena genome:
- the tnpC gene encoding IS66 family transposase, with protein sequence MSPSESIPAQVVQLQVLLGAALERIRQLEQENARLRERQGQNSTNSSRPPSSDAPGTVRAKKKKRRGRRPGGQPGHPKHERALVPKESVDEVVDVLPKHCPQCQGKLKGKDAEPQRHQVVDWEPVKARVTEDRCHQLKCQRCGSLRRAKVPAEARSAFGERLGASMSLLVGKYRLSKRLVCEVVSDMGGVQVSVGSVSNLEQQMSAVLRAPVEQARAYVRNAGVVHADETGWAQGVKQGRAARAWLWVVAGTLVVVFQIALSRGSQVIQGLLGKDFNRWSAYDGYDAGLRQVCGSHLTRDFQGFIDRGGKGGRIGRELMAQRHRMFKGWHRVRDGTLKRREFQKRMREVERTVGVLLRQAASCAEKKTAGGARRILRLEKCLWVFVDVPGVEPTNNYGERTIRQGVIYRKLSFGTRSERGSRFIERILTVVTTLQQQKRNPLEFLTQVLSAYRRGLPPPSLLPAFDSAQAAVSA encoded by the coding sequence GTGAGCCCGTCCGAGTCCATACCGGCCCAGGTGGTCCAACTGCAGGTGCTGCTGGGAGCAGCACTGGAGAGAATCCGCCAGTTGGAGCAAGAGAACGCGCGGTTGCGAGAGCGACAGGGGCAGAACTCGACCAACTCCTCGAGGCCCCCGTCCAGCGATGCGCCCGGGACCGTGCGAGCCAAGAAGAAGAAGCGCCGAGGGCGCCGCCCCGGAGGGCAGCCGGGTCACCCCAAGCACGAACGAGCCCTGGTGCCGAAGGAGAGCGTCGATGAGGTGGTGGATGTGCTGCCCAAGCACTGCCCGCAGTGCCAGGGCAAGCTGAAGGGCAAGGACGCTGAGCCCCAGAGGCATCAGGTGGTGGATTGGGAGCCAGTGAAGGCGCGGGTGACGGAGGACCGGTGCCACCAGTTGAAGTGCCAGCGGTGCGGCAGCCTGAGGCGAGCCAAAGTACCGGCCGAGGCGCGCAGCGCATTCGGGGAGCGACTGGGGGCGAGCATGAGCCTGTTGGTAGGCAAGTACCGTCTGTCCAAGAGACTGGTGTGTGAAGTGGTCTCGGACATGGGGGGCGTGCAGGTGTCAGTGGGAAGCGTGTCGAACCTGGAGCAGCAGATGAGCGCGGTCCTCCGTGCCCCCGTGGAGCAGGCACGGGCGTACGTGCGCAATGCAGGGGTGGTTCACGCCGACGAGACAGGGTGGGCCCAGGGAGTGAAGCAGGGGCGAGCGGCGCGTGCCTGGCTGTGGGTGGTGGCCGGCACGCTGGTGGTGGTGTTCCAGATTGCTCTGAGCCGTGGCAGCCAGGTCATCCAGGGCCTGCTGGGCAAGGACTTTAACAGGTGGAGCGCCTACGACGGGTATGACGCGGGGCTGCGCCAAGTGTGCGGGTCGCACCTGACGCGAGATTTCCAAGGCTTCATTGACAGAGGCGGCAAGGGTGGGCGCATTGGCCGTGAGCTGATGGCCCAGCGCCACCGCATGTTTAAGGGGTGGCACCGGGTGCGCGATGGCACGCTGAAGCGCAGGGAGTTTCAGAAACGGATGCGCGAGGTGGAGCGGACCGTCGGTGTCCTGCTGCGGCAGGCGGCCTCGTGCGCAGAGAAGAAAACGGCAGGGGGGGCTCGCAGAATCCTTCGGCTGGAGAAATGCCTGTGGGTCTTCGTGGACGTGCCGGGCGTGGAGCCCACCAACAACTACGGCGAGCGCACCATCCGCCAGGGCGTCATCTATCGCAAACTCTCGTTCGGCACGCGCAGCGAGCGTGGCAGCCGCTTCATTGAGCGAATCCTGACCGTCGTGACAACGCTCCAGCAGCAGAAGCGTAACCCTCTGGAGTTCCTCACCCAGGTACTGTCGGCTTACCGCCGGGGGCTGCCTCCACCATCGCTTCTTCCTGCCTTCGACTCGGCTCAGGCGGCTGTCTCTGCCTGA
- a CDS encoding helix-turn-helix domain-containing protein gives MGQGQSTRRIAQALRLTERTVYNCRRRWRQFGLRGLAPAAQHIGLRAPNKSKRRDDPPEEARGDPRGAILKPDFCYEL, from the coding sequence ATTGGCCAGGGACAAAGCACTCGCCGCATCGCTCAAGCGCTGAGGTTAACGGAGCGGACGGTCTACAACTGCCGACGTCGGTGGCGCCAGTTCGGGCTCAGGGGCTTGGCCCCCGCAGCCCAACACATAGGATTAAGAGCGCCCAACAAAAGTAAGAGAAGGGACGATCCTCCCGAGGAGGCTCGAGGGGATCCGAGGGGCGCCATCCTCAAACCTGACTTTTGTTATGAACTCTAA